The genomic DNA CCAAGTATTCTACTCATTTTATTTACCCTTCATGCTTTCGCTTTTGTTCAACGAGCGATTGACGCTAGTTAATAGCGCTTTGGTGCTAAATATCGTTGAGATCCCATTACCGTTCCGGATTCCAATGCAGTGGATGCTCATTCAACTGCAGGCACCGGAGGACTCCCCTAAAGCACCTATTCAGAGTTTTTTGGCAATCATAATTAACTACGTGTTTTCTATCGTGCTTGCCAAGATCAGTCATTTGAAAAGCCTTGACAACGTGGATTGCAGTTTGTTCAGTATTTTACTAACTGATGTGCtgtttttgattcaatCGGATTCCATCTATTTTCAAGTCTTAAAAAATACACTTTTGGCATTTTTAATAGTTGTCAGTTTCAATTACGTGATGTCCTTTCTTTTAAGTTCATTTTCCGATGGATATATGAGGTCAATTATGTTGTTCACAAGTTTTGTGGCTGGAACACCATTCATTATCAAGAAACTACTAATCATTGACGAAAAGGATCCGTTGGATTGGCTTTTGGACTACATATCGGGCTCCAAAACTCGGATAACAATTCTATCAACGTGGTTAATTTCGCTTTTCGTTTTAgttccaaatattttgatcttcaaatccaacttttctttgaacACATCGAGAAAAGTTTGGcactttttgatattattgCTGATAAGTAAGCCATTTTTAATGGACCCTGAATTCGTGAAGATTTCTTTGGCTGGTAcaattgttttgtttttgactGTCGAGTACCTCAGATATTTGAAGCTTCAACCATTCGGCGAATATCTCGATGCAAGACTAAGACTCTTTTCTGATTTTCGTGATGATAAAGGTCCAATAATCATTTCATACATTTATCTGATAATTGGCGTTACCGCACCATTATTGATAGCCAACTCGCCAGTTGGACTAATCAGTCTCGGTGTAGGTGATTCATTGGCTTCCATTATTGGCGGGAAATGGGGTAAACGTTATTGGCCAGGAACAACAAAGACTGTTGAAGGAACGTTAGCATTTGTCGTAAGTACGTCTGCGACAAtgtatttcttcaaagaaaatctTGGCTATTTTAACGGTATCTCTCATACAAATTTGTGTATTGTATGTCTGCTGAGCGGTTTACTTGAAGGAAATAGTACTCTGAACGACAATATACTGATTCCTGCATTTATGTTGATCATTGAAAGGCTACTGTGTGAATAAATTTACTATATAGCATGTAAATATATCTATTTACAGGACGAAATTTTTTACATTATTTGCAAgtcatcatttttttttgtttttatttttattttttttcgtctttgtcttctttgaagactCTTGAGAATCACCTTCAATGAAGCTCAACAACTCTTCCACTGACTTATCAGCCAACTCTGGATTTGGTCCTTCATCTATGCTTTTAGATTCTTTCCTTTGAGCTTTTCCTTCGGTGTTATTACTTTTTGTTTGCTCGTCTTGCAATGctttttgttgttgcttagttttcatcaaattatTCAGTCCTTCGTTCCATTGTTTGGCTTGCACAGATAGTTCATGGTTCATACCTAATTGAGTAGTGAATATGTCTTTAGTGCAAGAGATATGTTCCAAAGCGCGAGGCATAATGTTCATGGAAGCATATATGTTACCAATACGGGACTGAACATATCCAAATTCCAACGAGTCCGCGCTATCCAAAGACACAATAATTTCTGCCAGgtgtttcaaaatatcaatcgCTAGTCTAGGATTTTCAATGCCGAGTGCGAGCTGCTCTAAGCTGTTTAGTGCACTAATTACAATGGGATGGTGAACTGCGACCAAGTTGAAACTTTGAACTGTGCTTATAATTCTTTTATAAACCAAAGCAGTGTTTAGGACATTTTCACTGGATAGTTCTAATACAGccaaatttgataaagagcGAAGCACCtcaaaagaatcaatgCCACATACTCTCTCGTAGATCATACAGGCTTTGCGGGCAAAATTTACTGCCTCTGGAAGCAAACCCACATTGTTGTAAATTGTGGAAAGTGATAAGTTTTTTTCTGCAACACTCTTAGATaaagtggaagaaataTCCTCTCTTATAGTGACAGATTGGGACAAAAGGCTCAAAGCTGTATTCTGATCACTTTCGATAGTTGCAGCTCCCTGAGCCCAAAGTTCATCACTCACGATAGAGTCATATTCGGCACTCTTCACACGTGGAATGATAGTAACATCTTCCGCTGAAAATGTTGCTAAGGGCTCCAAAAACCTGGATTTTTTCTCCTGTAATTGCTTTGCAATTTCTAATTGCTCtctattgaaaaagtaaTCCTTATTGGCAAGTTGTATACCAAACTGATAACAAATAGATCTAATTAAAGCGAATGGGGCAGCCGTATATTTCTCAATCCAATTGGAAGGTAATACATATCGGAAACGAAGGAATGCCTGCTCAGAGATGGATTCCAATAAACTGGAGCGAGTCAAGGTGCAAAATTCATAGCCGTTCAAACCGTCTCCAGTTTCTGCTGAAGGTGAGCTATTGTATCCGATTCCAAAAACCAAATTGAATACGAAAGCAATGAGAGCTGGAACCAAAGAGAGAGGGATATTCTTGCTGTGCTTTCTTAAGATATGTTTTATAGATCTAGAGATAATCTCAATCTCAGATGCATGGATCAAAGGTAACAACTCATCTTTATTAATAATGAAAGGTGCTTCCTTAGTTGGCTTCCTGAGCTCCTCTTCAGGTAGCTTGATTTGCTCGGTTAACTCTTTTGGTACTTCCTTGCCTTCTTGAACATATTTGTTGATCTCTTCTTGTCTCGCCTtaatcaatttttcaaccttGATCAAATACTCTTTTTCCCATTCTTCGTGTTCTTTATTCCCTTCAGCAACATCGTTCAAGTGACTTTGATACTTCTTTATTTGATCATCTAAGCATTTCTTAGCTAACTCTATTAGTGTACCAAGATAACGAACATTGACACCATTAATGTGTAAATTCTCAACAACATGCTCTCCATCATAAGGAGCAGTAACATTTCCTGTCGAGTAATCCTCAACAATACCTGGCAGGATAACATCACGCAAATAATCCGAGATTTCATCTACAGTTCCGTCTGATATACCTTCTACTTGATAAGCGTCAGGATTGAAGGAGAATTTGTTGTCTTCGTATGCAGTATTATAGTCCAAACCTTCTTTTTGTATCTTTTGCTGCCACCATTTCTCAACTAGTTCAGGGCGCAATAAAGTTTGCCTATGGGGATACTGTTTTTCAACGTCAACATTATCATAGTGGTCTCtgacaaaattgatatCTAATGGGCATGTATTTGCCAAATCAAGAAcgtattttcttttatcgAATCCCATGATCCCCTTAGattgagaagaaagagtaaTGCCAGAGCCATCGATCTCATGAGACTTTAAATGAAAGACTTTCGCAAGCTCCTTTTGAATCGCATCATCAAACGctttatttgaaattacTCTCCTGGTTGACTCATCATAACCATACATTACAGAAATGTCATTTGGTAAATCTTCAACTAGATCCTCGCCTGTCTCCGGATCTCTGTAATTTTTAGTACCCATGGTGCTTAATAGACCGGGGACAGGTGTTTGAGCCAAAATTCTCCTACCACAAAACTCGACAATTGTAGACAATAAATAGCGAATCTCTTGAGTACCCACACGGTTTaacaaattgatgattCTCAAGTCTTGGTTTGATGCTGCTATTGCTGCTTCATGACCACCTTTTGACTCAAATGCACCATTAACATCGCTAACGAATGAGTAGAAAATATTGTCCTTTAAGAAAATCTGTTCATTCTTTGTGGCATCTGGATTCATCGCAACGAAATCGCCATAAAAGATAGACATTGCACCTTTTGTTGCAACAACAGTAAATTCGCTAATAATTTTAGccaataatttttcagagTCCATACGTGCCTGAAGGGTATCTGCAGGCAAGTCCTTGACTGCCTGAAATTCGTCGTTGAAATTTCTCTCAGTCTCAAATGATAGCGAATCCAATTGCATGCGCAGATAATCACCGCTGTGAACAGTTGAGGTTGAAACCATCCACGGTTTATGCAAAAATGTGTTAACAGGTTTGATGTAGGCGATAGGATTTAGATCTCgaactttcttttcaaaatcgtTTACATGAGAAATCAGCTTCTTGGAACGCAGGGCTAATAAATCAAATAACGTGTGTTTCGCCTGTGATGAAACTTTGCCTTCATTTGCGAACTCCTTTGGAACAGGATcaaaagaagttgaagttgatttattgatgaagaacCCAGAGGTAGAGGCTGTAATATGGAAATTTTCACCCTCTAAAGTGCCAGCTTGtaaatataataaatgACCTTCTGATTTGTATGATGGCGGAACTGGATTATAAGCAGAAAGACTCAATGAACGCAAACATGGGGTAATAATATTACTTTCAGGTGCATTTACTTCCGTGACACTAGAATGGTTAATGCCACTTAGAATCTCCTTTAcagttctttcaaaatcacttttttctgaatCTGACACCTTTAAGACATGTTTTTCTGACAGTTTAGAATCCTCAGAttcgtcttcatcttgCTCCAGATTCCGCTTGATATCAGATAGTCCCAATTGCTGAAACTTTGAGCTTGTAGACGCAGCGAATTCAGATAATCCGTCTATGGTTTCGGGAGAGAATCCTAGATATTCACGCAAAGTCAAGACATGCTTCAAAACATCTCTGGTACAATAAGGCTTCAAAACAATTTGTaggttcaaaaaaagttcattGCCAATAATATCGCCcagaatttgaaagtctttcaaaattctcttACCGAATTTCAGATCAATATTGGTTAGATATCTGGTAGCATAAGTTACAGCAAGAACATCTAGAATGTCTTGGACCTTTGCCtctcttgaaaattgaaattgtaCCTCAGTAAGAGGCTGctgtttcttcttcttagAAGCGCCAGCACTGATCAGTCCTGCTGGGAGCTTAATGCAAACTTCCAAATTAGTCCTCTTGCCATTAGGCTCCTTGTCGTTATCAGACATTTCAATTATATCAGTCAATTCGATAAACCACTTGAAGATTTAATAATATCTTCTAAATTAGTTTATTTGACTTTGTTAAATAGTCGACTTTATGAAATATGAATAAAATGTTGGACAGGCTTCCTTCCGCTGAGAAGCGGgaaatttttcgaaagtTTTAAGCGCATTGAAACTTAACGCATTGGGACGGCGAATCGCTAGAcagagaaaaaaacgaaGGATCCCGACAAGTTGCCATTAGTATTACTGTATGTTCAGGGAAGCCAATGACTCGtgctgaattttttttaataatcAGTATTACTACGCCACTTTTCCTGCAGAGAAAGTGGAGAGAGTTCAATAATGGTATTTCTGAAGTTTGATCCATTCTGTGCTGGCAAAACAATACTTCTTTTTAAGTGAGTATGTAGGCCACCTTGTTTCGACACCTGAATAGTCACTAAGGCTCCTGAAAAACAATTCCATTGGGTAAGTGTGATCTGAAATCACGGGTTAGTTTGTCTCGTATACAAAAAGTGGCAACTACAGCGCTATTTCAAAGGAATTGGCAAagtgaaatcaaaatgatCATATATAACTTATATCTCacaaaataaatgatgGAGAAGCTATAATTATTTCCATATGATCTTCCACTGCATGGTTATGAATTTAATGGGCATGTGTTTGCCTGCTTCATCTTTGAGATTACTGCTCTGATGAACTATGGAGTTTCATTTCTTTAACGCAGATCTGGGAGCCGCCGATAAAGGATGACGGAAATTTCCAAAGAGTAATACGTGCAACTGTTGTCTGTTTCTTCCCCTAGATCAATTCCATTCACATCACTCTCAAGAGATAAATTCTTGTGTTGCAATGCTATATTGTTCAATGCTATATTGTTCAACGTTATAGCTACCCTACAGTAAAGAACCAACTTTTAATATGTCATATAGGTAAATATATATGCCAATGACATGACAGACACTTGTAGCTCAAGTATCTTTTTAACCCAATCATACAGGTTTCTAAGTGTGAGAATTTGGGGAACCTACACCAGAAAATCACGATGTCAGTGCGCTGTGGATTTTGAATCACCAGAGTTAAGTCTATTTTTTGTACTTTCTTGCCTTCGAAATTTCCCGATCCCCCAATACTGTCTTGCACAAAGAATGCTTTGGGTTGGCATATTTTCAACTTGATGTGTTGTAATGCATGCAATTTGGCAGTCCAGCTTGGATTTTCTACGCTCTTTCTATCGAGCTGCAAGTGAAGAAATCCTGCATTTGTGAATGTCTTCACGATGCTTCACAAATTGATTGCCACGATATTCCACAAATGGAATCCTATTGGTTGTAAGCAATTTTCTGTGAGGCATCTTATAAAATACATTGATGGCCATCCCTTGAGCGATTTGAGTGTGAGCAACCAAGTATTGTGCTATAAAGTAGTATAGACTGTGGAAAGATTAGCCGCTTATGAAATCCCATGTTTTATATAGTGTCGTTGGTCACGTGAAGAGGAAACTTACACTCAAACTAGAAATCCCTACCGAGATACGGCTTCCATAACAAGAAATGATAAAGTAGCTAAGGCAATATAACATAGAATGAATAAACATTGCAGGAGATATAGCTAGGGTGGGTCGGCTAGTGGATTGTCTGGGGAAACTTCATAGCATTTCCCAAGTTTTACCGATGGATTATGTCAAAAAGGCGATATGGGGGCCAGATCCCAAGGAGCAACACCGTGCTATCAAGGCTACTTTGAGGAAGAATGGAAGAAATATAGATAAAACTCTGCGAGAACTAGCAACTCTCCAACAAAAGACGCAGCAGCTGATTAAGAAGGCAGCGAAGAAGAACGAAGTCAGTACGGTGAAGTTGTATGCTAAGGAGCTATATGCAATCAATAAGCAGTATGACCGAACATATGTGACAAAGGCTCAGCTGGAATCCGTGGGGATGAAAATTGAGGAAGCTTTCAGAATGCGTACTTTATCACATCAAATGGCAGATAGTGCTGAACTTATGAGAGAGGTGAATTCCCTAGTCAGGCTGCCACAGTTGCAAAGCACGATGATGGAGTTGGAGAAAGAATTAGTCAAAGCGGGCATCATAAGCGAAATGGTAGACGATGGGCTGGAGAGCGTACAAGCAGAAGACGACGAacttgatgaagaaattgatgaagaagtgaACAAGATTGTCGAAAAATACACCAACGAGAAATTCGATAAGATGCACGAGGTTCCTAAATCCGAACTGCCCACATTTGAGAAGGAGGAAGAAGTTCctgaagaaagaattgatgaagaggcGGACAACATGCTGAATGAGATGCGGGATCGTTTGAAGGCTTTACAAAATTAGGTGGTATGCTCTTGATTGTacatatatgtatatatgtGCGTATTCTTATAAATTCTGATTCCTCTTTTTATCGAGGTCCATTTTCCTCTATTTGTTCCTTTTCTAACTGCTCTCTGATTTGACTTTTTAATTGCTGGTGTATGAACTTTTGTTTTAATAATTCCTTCACCTCTTGTTTATGTTTTACCCATTCTTCCGCTCTGCCCAAGGT from Zygotorulaspora mrakii chromosome 7, complete sequence includes the following:
- the SEC59 gene encoding dolichol kinase (similar to Saccharomyces cerevisiae SEC59 (YMR013C); ancestral locus Anc_2.560) — its product is MSRRRGGYSGTAGAARTAAKEEQSKSEPQETQPKDNYSALDELLAPDVIVQLFILCISIHFAFAKYGGFQGPFFLHFQNCAIIVIAILVSAYSKYKSSGYNPGTLPKFQVFYSFYLPFMLSLLFNERLTLVNSALVLNIVEIPLPFRIPMQWMLIQLQAPEDSPKAPIQSFLAIIINYVFSIVLAKISHLKSLDNVDCSLFSILLTDVLFLIQSDSIYFQVLKNTLLAFLIVVSFNYVMSFLLSSFSDGYMRSIMLFTSFVAGTPFIIKKLLIIDEKDPLDWLLDYISGSKTRITILSTWLISLFVLVPNILIFKSNFSLNTSRKVWHFLILLLISKPFLMDPEFVKISLAGTIVLFLTVEYLRYLKLQPFGEYLDARLRLFSDFRDDKGPIIISYIYLIIGVTAPLLIANSPVGLISLGVGDSLASIIGGKWGKRYWPGTTKTVEGTLAFVVSTSATMYFFKENLGYFNGISHTNLCIVCLLSGLLEGNSTLNDNILIPAFMLIIERLLCE
- the CLU1 gene encoding translation initiation factor 3 subunit CLU1 (similar to Saccharomyces cerevisiae CLU1 (YMR012W); ancestral locus Anc_2.559) — protein: MSDNDKEPNGKRTNLEVCIKLPAGLISAGASKKKKQQPLTEVQFQFSREAKVQDILDVLAVTYATRYLTNIDLKFGKRILKDFQILGDIIGNELFLNLQIVLKPYCTRDVLKHVLTLREYLGFSPETIDGLSEFAASTSSKFQQLGLSDIKRNLEQDEDESEDSKLSEKHVLKVSDSEKSDFERTVKEILSGINHSSVTEVNAPESNIITPCLRSLSLSAYNPVPPSYKSEGHLLYLQAGTLEGENFHITASTSGFFINKSTSTSFDPVPKEFANEGKVSSQAKHTLFDLLALRSKKLISHVNDFEKKVRDLNPIAYIKPVNTFLHKPWMVSTSTVHSGDYLRMQLDSLSFETERNFNDEFQAVKDLPADTLQARMDSEKLLAKIISEFTVVATKGAMSIFYGDFVAMNPDATKNEQIFLKDNIFYSFVSDVNGAFESKGGHEAAIAASNQDLRIINLLNRVGTQEIRYLLSTIVEFCGRRILAQTPVPGLLSTMGTKNYRDPETGEDLVEDLPNDISVMYGYDESTRRVISNKAFDDAIQKELAKVFHLKSHEIDGSGITLSSQSKGIMGFDKRKYVLDLANTCPLDINFVRDHYDNVDVEKQYPHRQTLLRPELVEKWWQQKIQKEGLDYNTAYEDNKFSFNPDAYQVEGISDGTVDEISDYLRDVILPGIVEDYSTGNVTAPYDGEHVVENLHINGVNVRYLGTLIELAKKCLDDQIKKYQSHLNDVAEGNKEHEEWEKEYLIKVEKLIKARQEEINKYVQEGKEVPKELTEQIKLPEEELRKPTKEAPFIINKDELLPLIHASEIEIISRSIKHILRKHSKNIPLSLVPALIAFVFNLVFGIGYNSSPSAETGDGLNGYEFCTLTRSSLLESISEQAFLRFRYVLPSNWIEKYTAAPFALIRSICYQFGIQLANKDYFFNREQLEIAKQLQEKKSRFLEPLATFSAEDVTIIPRVKSAEYDSIVSDELWAQGAATIESDQNTALSLLSQSVTIREDISSTLSKSVAEKNLSLSTIYNNVGLLPEAVNFARKACMIYERVCGIDSFEVLRSLSNLAVLELSSENVLNTALVYKRIISTVQSFNLVAVHHPIVISALNSLEQLALGIENPRLAIDILKHLAEIIVSLDSADSLEFGYVQSRIGNIYASMNIMPRALEHISCTKDIFTTQLGMNHELSVQAKQWNEGLNNLMKTKQQQKALQDEQTKSNNTEGKAQRKESKSIDEGPNPELADKSVEELLSFIEGDSQESSKKTKTKKNKNKNKKK
- the VPS24 gene encoding ESCRT-III subunit protein VPS24 (similar to Saccharomyces cerevisiae VPS24 (YKL041W); ancestral locus Anc_2.558), which produces MDYVKKAIWGPDPKEQHRAIKATLRKNGRNIDKTLRELATLQQKTQQLIKKAAKKNEVSTVKLYAKELYAINKQYDRTYVTKAQLESVGMKIEEAFRMRTLSHQMADSAELMREVNSLVRLPQLQSTMMELEKELVKAGIISEMVDDGLESVQAEDDELDEEIDEEVNKIVEKYTNEKFDKMHEVPKSELPTFEKEEEVPEERIDEEADNMLNEMRDRLKALQN